Within the Salvia hispanica cultivar TCC Black 2014 chromosome 4, UniMelb_Shisp_WGS_1.0, whole genome shotgun sequence genome, the region GGGAAACCATGTTGTCTGTGGGCAGATCAGTGCACTTGCTAGGAGATGGAGATTGGTATGATTGCGTTGTCTCCTTGGATGTGTGTGATGAGAAGTTTGTCGCCAAGAAATTGCCCGTGGAGAGAATATGGAAAGATATGCTGGTTGAGATGGGAGGGGATCTAGGATTTGTGAGTCATGTGAAGGGTAATGCATTGGAAGTGTGGATTCTGAGTGAGTTGGAAGGTGAATGTTGGATGAAGAAATGTAGGATCGATTTGAGTGGGGATTTTGCCTACTGCATCCCGATTTGTAGCCGGAGGGATGGGAGTGAGATGGTGCTGGAGTGCCACAGGGGCCGATTGTGTGTTTACGACTTTGGTAGAGATGAAACGAGGCTCATAAGTTCAGGATCATCcagtggtggtggtggtggtgattattttgattatgaaAAGGAGATGAGGCCATGGTCTGCAATGACGAATAAGATTTATATTCCTCACCTGAACACTCTTGTATCATGTGGTGATCAAAGGGTGATTACCTAACTGTCAAAATATGTAATCCTGTTGAGAATTCTACCCAATTCCAATGATTTCAAAGTGAATCTTAACCTCAACAACTTGTTTTTTGCTATTAAGTTAGGCCTAATGGCCAAAGTATTAGGCCTAATGAGACCTGCTTTTTTACCTATCTCCAAACTATGGTTTGGAAGCATTTCAGTCCATTTAACAAGCTAGGTAAATTGTGAATGATTTTCAACAAAACAATGTCTAGAACAATTTTCTTAGGATATTTTTTGCATCTTCTTGGACTTATCAACTGAATTGTTTCTCCTTTCGCTTGTTGTTCCTTTGCAGCGCTCCAATACCTCGTGCAAGTTTGATGcctttaacattttatttgtgaTTTAGATGGTTGCCTTTGATTGTTAATAGAGACGACTATTTTATTAAACCTAGTATTACTACTCCTTCCATTCCGTGTTAATAGAGACAACTATTTTCTGATACTGAACTGAAATTTGGTTACAGATGTATCTGCTGCTGTGATCTAGTTGAACGTCTACGAATAATGAATCTATTTTTGCCCTTggttttgttatttctttattCATCTATGATCTCATCTTTAtcagttttttaatttgaatcaaaagatgaagtcataaatcaagaaattgcAAAGTTGAGGTTGTAAGTAATAATCTATGCTTATTTGAAGAAGGTTTCTCCTTCATCTTAGATTGTTACATTGTTATGCTTATACAGTGATGTTTAGTTTCATCTGTTAATTATAGTGATGAAGAAATCCGCCACGGGTGGAAAGACTAGCTTGCTGAAGTGGGCGGAAGAGAGAATGAAGTCGAAACGGGAGCtcgaagaagagaagaaaaagcaGCAGACGAGCAAGGAGCCTCATGATAGTAGTCTGGTTGCTGTGCCTTATCTCCTGAAGACTGCATTTTCCACATAAATGTCCGGCTTCCAATCGCTACTATCATCGAGGTTTGTCTTTAAGTCCTGGTACCGGATCGCCAATTGTCCTGTTTTTGTCGATTCCCATCTGCAGCGATCAACCGTTGGCTTGATATATTTGACACCAGCTGCGAAGGTTGCCTCGTCTTCTAATGGTGCGAGCTCATCAGCTGTGAAAAAAAAACGAGTTTAATGTCGATGCCAATGTTTAGGGCTAGACTCTGTTGCTGTACTTCACAGTTCACTGGCACCTTTTCAGTCCACGTACTCAGTTTCCTAACAAGTATTTGGAGACCGGAGGTGCCAAAAGCACGATAAAGGATTACAACGTGACTTGCACCGGCCATCAAGGCGACGTGCAATTAGGGCGTAGGTACGGTATAGcttaccgaaaccaccataccgtataccttacctTAAATACGATatgcgaaaaagtcatacctttaccttaccaaagttttcgtataccgaacttcggtataccttatttttgGTATGACGAATTTCCATACCAATACCatacctcattttcggtataccgtaccgaagttcggtataccttacttttgcggtatatctgactttcaacatcaattaaaatagaaagttagAGTATTTAggatattatttatatttataattttaaaaataaattaaatataatttattcataattatatttatatttcacaatagattttataatttaaaaatatctaaaatatattttatatataattgtgtttatatttttgtggtatataccttagtttacggtatatactttaatttacggtatataccgaatttcggtatgcagcggtataccgcggtatttgaaaattcataccgttaccttaccggaatctttcggtaaggtatcataccgtaccaaaagtcacggtataccgaaaattcggtaattttcggtattttttcggtacaataaggccggtatttcggtatttttccccagccctacgTGCAATGGCTTGATCGTTCTTGAAAAGGTTGTGAAGGGGAGAGGGCTAATCGTGCTGAACCCTGTCACAAGGGAGGTGGAAACGGTTCCTTTGGGGGCCATGTGTGCCCCTCACCACGAATCGTATGGAATGACATTTTTCCGCGAGTCGAGCAGGTACAAACTCGTGCACTTTTTTCAGGATGCCTCACACGCGCATCGGGTGTGAGATTATGTACACCGGGAGTGGGCCATGGAGAGTTGTTGAAGGGCCGCCTCATGGATTCATGGGCTGGTTAGGATATCCCTCGGTTTCTGCCATAGGAACTCTGCATTGGGTCCCCAACGTTGATCATAACGAGCACATCATGTCTATGCCGTTGAAGGATGAGGAGTTTGTCAAGATACCTCTCCCCCAAACTGGTGGGATTCATGACCGCGTTCTTTAAATAGGCGGGATGTCTTGGATTCGTGTCTCGTGAGTCGGCTATCCGGATTGATGTGTGGATCTTGAAGAGTTTGGGAGGCAAGGGTTAGGCGAAGCAGCACAGCGTCGTGTTGGATTGCACGAGAGATATGGTTCCCCTGTATTGGTGTTCGAGCATGGTGAGCATCTATATGCTTATGATCGACGTCCGCAGGTTATGAGGAAGGTCGAGGCGAAGAACGAATGGCGCCCTCCGCCTGGCTGCTATTTTCCTCATGTGAATAGTCTCATCTCATGGAGGATCTAGCAAGAACTAAAAAATGTTGGTAGAGTGGCGAACTCATGACTGAGTGGCACGTGTTCGAATCCCACCATCCGCACTTAAGGTTGTGGCTGCAGATACTTTAACAGCTTATGGAATAATAAGTCAGGTGTAAATGTGTATTGGTGAAATGAAACAATCTTTAACCACAATATCCTATTTTTTTACATACACCTATAAGAAGCAATCTTTAACCACAATATCCTATTTTTTACATACACCTATAAGAAGCAGAGTTTTCATAAAAATGGACAATTTTTACATACAGTGCACAAGATGggacattttaaatttcaacttTAATATTAATCTCCTATCAATCTAAGATTAACAGTCTGgttaatatattcattttacaaatttgaGGCCCTAAGCATTTGCCCCCTTGGACATACAGAAAAAGATGATTTCACGAGGGAGGGAGTTGTTTTATCTGTCCATTAACTTAGAAACAAATTTAGATACAATTCCTGAGTACAAAAAATATGGTTCATCTCTCCAAGTtggtaattaaattaaatgaattaagacaaaattcatTCAAAGCTAattgctaaaattttaatttgaagtcCATCTGCTGACCATAATACTACATAATCTCATTGATCAGTAGAAGTGGAATTGGAGGCCACCCAATATTGCTTCACTGCAACCAGTATTTTCTCAGGGACGAGAGGGCCGTCTTCATGATCCACCATTTTTATATCCCACCTCATCCCTCCGGCAATCTTCATCACCTTGTTTATCACATCCACTTCATCCCGCACGATCACCACCCCTTCTGGCCTTAAAATACGGTCCATTTCAAGGAGTATGTCTTCAAATTCACACCTACAATGCTCACACCAATCCAGATTGAGAACACAAACTTCGTGTTACGCTGTCAGAAGGGGTTCGAGATTTCATTTACAGTATACTAGGAGTATATCTttactatagtataatattggATGCTTACTAAATTGACACATTTATGAAGAAAAGCAATACACACAATGTTTATGCAGTTCGTATCGATTAGTGAATCGCTTACTTGTCTtgatataatttgaataagCCACTGGCGTGAATGAGGTCATATGTTCTTGGATATGTCGAGAACCCTTCACACCtgaaaaacaaagaaagaaacTTCAACTCAATGATTCTTAcgaaaagataaaaatgtcttGTTTTTAAATGGCGAGTGAGAAGCAAGAAAAAGGTGGAAGGAGATACCAATCATGATACATGCCGATCAATCCTCTCTCATAAACGACCCCCAGGGTTTTTTCAGCGATTATGGGAACAGCATTCATCACCCAAACTTTCGATGACTCCAAGGCTGCTGCAAAACCTCCAAGCCCAGCATTCATATCCATAATGTTTCTATATCTTGTGGTGCCGAGCAATCTAACAATCCTTTTGTAAGCTACAACGTGCTTTTTCCAAAGTTTGTTGTCCTGTTCGTAAGATTCGGATGTGACCCCGGGAACCTCACCATTTCGTACACGAGGTGGAACAGCATAAAGCCGAGCTGGAAACTTCTTCAACTCTCCTCCTGCTACTTCATTAGGACTCTCCACCTCCGGGAAGGGTGTTACACATGTCTCCATTTTCTTATACCTTGAGAATCATGACGAGAAAGTACAAACAGAAACAAGTAGAAGTCAAGTAAACAATCATATTTCTGGTAgatgtgaaaaaaatgataaacaaatttaatttcactaGCTGATCTGTTCTTTTCAATGGTTTCTTTTCgttaatttgaaattcataAGGAAATCATCAACAAGTCATAGGAAAGCTGACATGCCGATAAATTAAGCCATCATTAACCATTCCTTTACACATGTTTAAATTGATTCTAGAGGAAACTAAGTGAATATCAATCATCACGCATGAACATTCAACTTAAATAAGTTGAATATGCAGTATGGGTATTTTGCTGTAATTACTCCATATCACATATCCTTAACATGCAGCAGATGAAGCTTTAGGGTCAATACAAAACTGTGAATAGcgagaaataaaacaaacacagAATGGTGAATAAAAAGTTTATGGTATGATTAACTAACCATAAGTCGTCGGTATCTGAGGCTTTACTACAATAGTTAGttgattttcttttgcaaGACTTTGCATTGATCTTCTTCCTAAAGATAGCAATATCTCCCTTCTCATACTTCTTTTCCCAGCAAAGGCTCTTAGCCAAATCTTCTATGCTCGTCTGTTCGGCCTTTAAATCTTCTTTTGTCCTCTTCCACGTCTTATAATATGTCTTCCAATTGATCGGAGGACCAGACAAGACCCAGTATCCCCCAGGTCTAAGCACTCGATCAACTTCCTTCAAGTACATGCCATCTACATATTCCTGGTTTGTGTAATACCGTTGGAAGCCCATTGTATTAAGCACCTCGAACATTGTGCCATATCAAATGATCTGGCCGGGTAAGGAAGTTTTATGGATCCAAGCACCCCAATGATTGCAGGCACGCCTCGCTCCAATGCGAATTGCACCTGCGCCTCATGGTTGTCCCTTGGTGCAAACGACATTGTCAGcacatttcttttcagcatATAAGCACCCCAGCTAGCAACCTAATTGAAACAAGTTAACTTTTCAGAAGCTACCAAAAATCGGTTGTTAGCTTTCAACCAACAACGCCTATATTCGAAAAACACAAGTGATATTTGTGTACTAATTCCAAACTATAAAATCCTCATCAAGTTCTACAAACTGGGATGATAGCGAGTAAAACATATTTACTGCCACAATAGAGCTCCAACTATTAGGATTGCGCGTTACTGTACGATAAAAGCAAAGTCAAAGAAAGTGAGAATGAAGGGAACATACTCCGCAACCAGTATCCAGAGCTGTTCTGACTGTGCCGTCAGCTATTGGAATGACTCGTGCAAGCTCATCAATATACGCATCCGCCCCTTGAGGAAACATCGTCCCGCCTCCTGGAAATTTGAATACATTACCCTGATACTCAACCCAGTTCTGGTTAGCCTTCTCAACCGTCAAGCTTTTAAAAGGGACATTAGCATAATAAACGTAGTCACGGCTCTTTGGCCAAGGGAAAGGACTTGTATAGCCATTGGGCGCTGGGATCAAGCAGCGCAGTTTTTCTTCCTGTGGTGGGCAATGCCTTTCTCGATAGATCATATTTTCCCTAGGGAATCTCATGGCCCGTTCTTGCTCTTGGCAAGGAGTGTAGTCAGTGAACTTAGCATCACATGGCTTGAAAACTTTGGCTTTGGGCTCAGATGATTGGATGGAAGCCACATACTTATGATGGCTCTCGAAGTCCAGAGACGGAGAGACATTGCAGTTTGCCTGCTGCTTATTCATCTCTATAGCATAACCATCGCCTTTACCAAAGCCACTCCTCTGCCACACTCCCAACAAGTAAAAGAAACTACACAGAGCGATGACAACGACTATGGAGAGCCGGCTTCTCACTTTATTGACCGAAGAATGAACCTTTGGTGCCATGATTTTCGCTCAGGACAGCATCAAGTAACTCACAAGTCCCTACCATGAATCAAATTTAACAAATGGCACATGAAATGTCTAGAAGCAAACATTAATGCAACAGATCAATGAAGTAACTCAGTAGATTGAATCAACTACAAGGATtcacacaaaatttgaaagctTTTGGTTCATGGTCCAGCTTTAATTCTAATAGAAACAGCACAGAATAAACAGCAATCCAAGTATGTAAAATATCGATTAGATCCGAGTTCGAAAAATGCTTTCTTGCATCAgaaaaagtaactaaaaaaTCAATGCTACTGCAAAAGCTAAACTAGAACAAGCCTAATTCGATCTCGACAAACACCAATTCtgtaccaaaaatagaaatcgaAAAAGGCAGCAGACCGGAAAAGAAATGGGAACCAGAAATAGAAATCGAAAAGACAGCAGATCGAATTTAAAGACAGTTACTTTAAAGAATCTGTTTGATTAAGCTCAAGACTGCTGTTACCTGAAAGCAATCAAGCGCTCTCTTTCCCACTGAAACACTGATTGAAGCCACAGAGAGTGTTGTAGATGTTGTTGAGCATCGAATGTGGGGCACGCCCTCTCTGTcccaagatttgattttttaaattaatttaatctcaCCGACTCTCCAAATGTGCTAAATcctgtgttttttttttctttctaaaataGTGAATAACTAATTGAATGATATTTCCATACATCAACATAGCAAAATTAGACTTAGATGGTTTAATCATTAATGAGACTTAGTACTTATTATAATAGTCTCCCTCATAATCAAATCTGCTAGCACCAAACCGTGGTATAgtatactttttattttcgcCAGTTCATGAATtgcttttaatatttgattatcAGATAACcgataattgaattaaataaaattgattatcaATTAATTGATAGTTAATTGATAATCAACATTTTCGATTTCTATTCGATTTTGATtagtactaaattaaaaagttcaaCTATAATCGCAAATATGTGGTTATACAGACAGAGATTGGAAATGACAATTCGATGGATAGAAGGTCTATAGctagaaaaaaagttaatagtcACTGTCTAAGTAATCATGAAATCTTGTACTaagaaatgaatttattgTAATAAGTCAACATACCGTAATagtttatagtagtactactttatAGCAATGCTTATGTAATAATCTATCCATAGACCCAAGGCAAGATGCCTTCTATTCTATGTTTAGGTAGATTGCAACTACAAGTATGAGTCTCCTATATAGGAAGACTGCTGTAAATATGGAGacattaatacataaaatattattcagtCAATAGTTCAATCTAAATCTTTGCAATGTTAGGCACAATCGTCGGGTAGCCCTTGACCATGTATTAATATCTGTTAGCCTAAATAAGTCAACGTAATTTGATTGCCTAACTTTGaacaatttacaattaattcgTTAAAATTGCAGTCCAAGTCCACTTACTCAACACACATACATCTTTATATATCTATGTACGAGCAAATAAGttatatgcaaaaaaaaaaaaaatccattatGGAAATGAAAATGCAACTTTGTAACGAAAAGAGTGTGTTCGAGGCCGGAAATCTGGCCGTCAAAATGATGAAAGTGAAGAAATCAGATGCTTCTCAGCCGCTGGTTGAGCTGCTTGTGGTGGCGCCAGAAGCACAAGGCCGATACCCGGTTGTGCTCTTCTGCCATGGCTACTGCACTCAAACTAGTTGGTATTCTCAACTCCTGCGCCATATCTCGTCCCATGGATACATACTTGTCGCACCTAAGGTTAGTCGTTGTTGAGACTGTTCATTgtacattagtttgatattgacCACTTTTTTCAAGGGAAACCTCAAACTAATTAGACTTGcaaataaatacttatatggtatttttctcaaatttatttactgtatttatttattttacttcatatttttctGATGTGGTATGAGTTTGCATCCAACAATACATGTAGTTGTACCAATGGCTGGTGATTTGCACGAAGGACGAGACGAAGACGGCCGCAAACGTGACAAAGTGGCTACCGGAAGGCCTCGAAGCGTGCCTACCCGAAGACGTGAAGCCCGACCTCTCCAAAACAGCCGTAATGGGGCACAGCCGAGGTGGCAGGACAGCGTTCGCCCTAGCACTCGGCCACCGCCATGCCTTCAAGGCACTGGTGGGGCTCGACCCAGTGGCGGGCCCCACTCCCCCAGCGTGGGTCGAGCCCCGCATCCTGTCCCACGTCCCGAGGTCCCTGGACGTGGGGATGCCCGTGGCCGTGGTGGGCACGGGCTTGGGCAGCAGGGGCAAGGGCGGTGGCATCATCCCGCCCCTCGCCCCGGACGGATGCAATCACTCGGAGTTTTTCAACGAGAGCAGGCCGCCGTGTTGCTACTTTCTGGCGAAGGAGTATGGGCACTGCGATGTGTTGGATGAGGAGGGAATGGGGCTGGGGATGGTGTGTAGGAGAGGGAAGGGGTGCAAGGAGAAGATGAGGAGAGGTGTTGGAGGGGTAGTTGTGTCATTTCTACATGCTTATTTGAGAGGGGATTGCCGGATTCTTGACGGCGTCGTGGCGGCGCCGGATGTTGCTCCTATACTTCTCGATCCGGTTATTTATGTCAAGGAATGAAGATTGCTCTTTGTTAGTTgatagttttaaattaatttgattgtaTTACATGTTCTTTTATTACTTGAGATATAGGGTATACATTTGTTCTTggtatgtaatttaattttataagttattaataattcaaaattagtgtatggtttttcatttttggttggtttacttaatttatgtaaaatgttttaatcaactaattatattttttatgttcaaatGTTTTTATCTTCTCTAAAATGGTGAGGGGTGTACTTTTGGGCCccaataaaaacaaagatCTGGgcctaataaaattaaataaggaatgagacttaaataaaagataggatttgaaatttaaattaggagcccatatattcattttactttttgggCCTAGTCTACTGTGCCATATCTAACTTTTGTATGGAAAGTCTCGTTATAAACTTCAAATATTATgcaagattgaatttttaattcccatgcaaatttagttttttttggtCGGTGAAGTATATGACCCAGTAATTGGATTACCAATCATAGTGAAGTAtgtatagtagtaatattttgcaAATTAATCCAGTCACGTTGAATAAGAATtcatactagtactattattagtTAAGACTTAGGAATATAAAAACAACTTACTGAAGTTCTTATTTCTTTATATCAGATCCTTTTAGATTATGTAAATTTACGAGAGTTACCATTCGTAATTAATGACGACAACGACgacaacaacaaaaacaacaacagcagtagtagtagtaataataataataataataataataataataataataataataataataataataataataataataataataataataataataataataattgttttgaatataaaatgatttgcTGTGTGGGCTCTTAAAAATTGTGATAAATTATCTAGAATATCCCTCAAAAGTTGTAATCATCCATAATGGGGATGATTTGGGGGCGTGAAAGGAATGTAATTTGGAAGAGCATCAAagcctttttttaattaagtctAGCAAAGATGAGTTAggtaaagttaaaaaaaacaataatcgGACATTTTATCATAAAGTACCAAATCCATGTTTGTTATGGATTAGAAGATGACCCTTCATGTAAAAAAGGATTATGAAATGATAAGATAGAATCGACATAATTCGAAAAGATAATGTAGCCAGTCTTCTTCCATGGGGCAACCCAAAACTATAATCTACCTTTTCTAGATGAATAAGGTCGAACTAGATTTAACTTATTATATAACTGGAAAGTCCATATATATTTAGTCTTATCGATATGAGACGAGAAACAAGATCTCAACACCATATATAGTTAGTCTTTAAGGGAAATGATATAAACTAAGTGCTatgagtataattttgttaatgagCAGTTTATAAAATGTGGTCGCGAagaatatcaaactaatgttgcAGTCGACTGTtctaacaaaattgaaattgtggAATTGATTAAATATCTCCCCTCCTCTTGAGGAGTGTGAAGAGTTACAAAATTGGTGTATCGCaccataaattttgaaataattattggtacaaaaatatttattaggCCATGTTTCCTTTATGGTAAAAAGCAGTATCCGTATATAGATTTGCTGATCAAGGACATATAGGCACACGTAATTCATTTAAACTGGATTATACATCCATTATCAACATAATTAATAAGTAGAGTCATTTCACACTACGGGTTTTCATGTTAATTGATCTCATGTTTCTTGACcatctttttagtatttattaagTTGGATGGAACATCAACTGCAACtcatctatatataaaagattTTTGATTCATCATCTTAATTGAGATCTATTAAGTGATAGTGATAATTAAGTGTCCAACTCCCAATTAGTATTTCTGTATCCAACCAAATATCcatctttaaaaatttaaagcgAAGGATAacattagtttttatttttaactcaaTGCTAacagtataatatatataaaggttagtgataaaatgcaaatttatacattgtacaaactcaaaactcctcaatacagcttcaacacagtttcaattaTGGGCGGACCCAAGTGGGAGTGGGGAGGGGCTAAAGCCCTCactcatattattttttttaacatttttctacttatatatttttttaatttaattaaatttagtgtaaaCTTTTATATAAAAGCCCCTacaaataatctaaattacacaaaaatatacttaaaattaatatttagaaaTCTCAGCCCCTATTGACAAATATTTCTGCATCCGCCACtgatttcaatacaatatcaaaacaatgtaaaatttcaagattttaatgtgaatacagtatcaacacaatatcaacacaacatcaatcattgactaccattgaaattttgttgatattttcctgttgatgtttttttatgatctgttgatattttttaatggtccagatcttggttttgagtttgtactatatttagagttttcatttgacccattcctatatataaaaacatttaaaatttaaaggcTTAGAACGACTAATTTTCAAAGGGGCCTTTAGTTCAACCGATTAACACGGCTAGTGCACTATAATTCAAATCTTTATTGGGtaattttatgaaacaaaagTGTTCCCAGAGCATACAAAACCTAGCTACTTAAAATTGGGTACTTTTGCCAACATTTGTCATTTAATTGGGAATTAACTAAAACACAAGTGGATATCGTCTTTTATACATCACTTTCTCATCCCTTTAATCATTCTTTATTCAAACAACAAACTTCGTTATCATTGTGGGATCAATCACTTAACCTTTGGCT harbors:
- the LOC125222679 gene encoding LOW QUALITY PROTEIN: probable methyltransferase PMT14 (The sequence of the model RefSeq protein was modified relative to this genomic sequence to represent the inferred CDS: deleted 2 bases in 1 codon); this translates as MAPKVHSSVNKVRSRLSIVVVIALCSFFYLLGVWQRSGFGKGDGYAIEMNKQQANCNVSPSLDFESHHKYVASIQSSEPKAKVFKPCDAKFTDYTPCQEQERAMRFPRENMIYRERHCPPQEEKLRCLIPAPNGYTSPFPWPKSRDYVYYANVPFKSLTVEKANQNWVEYQGNVFKFPGGGTMFPQGADAYIDELARVIPIADGTVRTALDTGCGVASWGAYMLKRNVLTMSFAPRDNHEAQVQFALERGVPAIIGVLGSIKLPYPARSFDMAQCSRCLIQWASNGITQTRNMDGMYLKEVDRVLRPGGYWVLSGPPINWKTYYKTWKRTKEDLKAEQTSIEDLAKSLCWEKKYEKGDIAIFRKKINAKSCKRKSTNYCSKASDTDDLWYKKMETCVTPFPEVESPNEVAGGELKKFPARLYAVPPRVRNGEVPGVTSESYEQDNKLWKKHVVAYKRIVRLLGTTRYRNIMDMNAGLGGFAAALESSKVWVMNAVPIIAEKTLGVVYERGLIGMYHDWCEGFSTYPRTYDLIHASGLFKLYQDKCEFEDILLEMDRILRPEGVVIVRDEVDVINKVMKIAGGMRWDIKMVDHEDGPLVPEKILVAVKQYWVASNSTSTDQ
- the LOC125218330 gene encoding chlorophyllase-1-like, which produces MQLCNEKSVFEAGNLAVKMMKVKKSDASQPLVELLVVAPEAQGRYPVVLFCHGYCTQTSWYSQLLRHISSHGYILVAPKLYQWLVICTKDETKTAANVTKWLPEGLEACLPEDVKPDLSKTAVMGHSRGGRTAFALALGHRHAFKALVGLDPVAGPTPPAWVEPRILSHVPRSLDVGMPVAVVGTGLGSRGKGGGIIPPLAPDGCNHSEFFNESRPPCCYFLAKEYGHCDVLDEEGMGLGMVCRRGKGCKEKMRRGVGGVVVSFLHAYLRGDCRILDGVVAAPDVAPILLDPVIYVKE